One region of Anaeromyxobacter paludicola genomic DNA includes:
- a CDS encoding molybdopterin molybdotransferase MoeA — protein sequence MDKLGRYQDAVVQAVAPLAPERVRLSLASGRRLAEPVHALRPAPPLTCSAMDGFAVRAADVTGPARLQVVRAIFAGDLPGAPLGPGQAARIYTGAPLPPGADAVVREEAAREEGAWVSFRAPVREGEHVRPQGEDVPAGGLALEAGARLGPRQLGLCVAVGVQEVVAVRRPRAVVLATGDEVVRGRTPDSNGPVLEAALAALGAEVELRRVPDDLDALTGELRGALAAADAVLTVGGVSVGARDHVRAALERLGAEVRVHGVPMKPGKPFLFALSGGKPVFGLPGSPSACLVAFEVFVRPALLRLAGAARPFRRRLELRLAAPLRGKPGRARLIWARLDDDGRVRPIGRDAAQIRGPALADALVVAPSEAGELAEGTPVETWLLEEGR from the coding sequence ATGGACAAGCTCGGTCGGTATCAGGACGCGGTGGTGCAGGCCGTGGCGCCGCTCGCCCCAGAGCGCGTGCGGCTCTCGCTCGCGTCCGGCCGCCGGCTGGCCGAGCCGGTTCACGCCCTCCGGCCCGCGCCGCCCCTCACCTGCTCCGCCATGGACGGCTTCGCGGTCCGCGCCGCGGACGTCACCGGCCCGGCGCGGCTGCAGGTGGTCCGCGCCATCTTCGCGGGCGATCTCCCCGGCGCGCCCCTCGGGCCGGGGCAGGCGGCCCGCATCTACACCGGCGCGCCGCTGCCGCCGGGGGCCGACGCGGTGGTCCGCGAGGAGGCGGCGCGCGAGGAGGGCGCATGGGTGAGCTTCCGCGCGCCGGTCCGCGAGGGCGAGCACGTGCGTCCCCAGGGCGAGGACGTGCCGGCGGGCGGGCTCGCGCTCGAGGCCGGCGCGCGCCTCGGTCCGCGGCAGCTCGGGCTGTGCGTCGCGGTCGGGGTGCAGGAGGTGGTGGCGGTGCGCCGGCCGCGGGCGGTCGTGCTCGCCACCGGCGACGAGGTGGTGCGCGGCCGGACCCCCGACTCGAACGGCCCGGTGCTCGAGGCCGCCCTGGCGGCGCTCGGGGCCGAGGTGGAGCTCCGGCGCGTGCCCGACGACCTCGACGCGCTGACCGGCGAGCTGCGGGGCGCGCTCGCCGCGGCGGACGCGGTGCTCACCGTCGGCGGGGTCTCGGTGGGGGCCCGGGACCACGTGCGCGCGGCGCTCGAGCGGCTCGGGGCCGAGGTGCGCGTCCACGGGGTCCCGATGAAGCCCGGCAAGCCGTTCCTCTTCGCGCTGTCCGGCGGCAAGCCGGTGTTCGGTCTCCCGGGCAGCCCCTCCGCCTGCCTCGTCGCCTTCGAGGTCTTCGTCCGCCCGGCGCTCCTGCGGCTCGCGGGCGCGGCGCGCCCCTTCCGCCGCCGGCTGGAGCTCCGCCTCGCGGCGCCGCTCCGCGGCAAGCCCGGGCGCGCGCGCCTGATCTGGGCGCGGCTCGACGACGACGGGCGGGTCCGGCCCATCGGCCGCGACGCCGCGCAGATCCGCGGGCCCGCCCTGGCCGACGCGCTCGTGGTGGCGCCGTCCGAGGCCGGGGAGCTGGCCGAGGGGACGCCGGTCGAGACCTGGCTGCTCGAGGAGGGCCGGTGA
- a CDS encoding universal stress protein, protein MKRILVGVDGSEASAKAARLAADIAVRFGARLTLVYVVPRMLLPPDAYGLTIAEVEKEHRAYAEKLLGDAVVKLDEPGLDVDSLVMYGAPAESLAEAAVAPDVDLVVVGSRGRGAVARMFLGSVCDRMVHISPKPVLVSH, encoded by the coding sequence ATGAAGCGCATCCTGGTGGGGGTGGACGGGTCCGAGGCTTCGGCGAAGGCGGCCCGGCTGGCGGCCGACATCGCGGTCCGGTTCGGAGCCCGGCTCACGCTGGTCTACGTGGTCCCGCGGATGCTCCTGCCGCCCGACGCCTACGGGCTCACCATCGCGGAGGTGGAGAAGGAGCACCGCGCCTACGCGGAGAAGCTGCTCGGCGACGCGGTGGTGAAGCTCGACGAGCCCGGGCTCGACGTGGACTCGCTCGTCATGTACGGCGCGCCCGCCGAGTCCCTCGCCGAGGCCGCGGTGGCGCCGGACGTGGACCTGGTCGTCGTGGGCAGCCGGGGCCGCGGAGCGGTCGCCCGCATGTTCCTCGGCAGCGTCTGCGATCGGATGGTCCACATCAGCCCGAAGCCGGTGCTGGTGAGTCATTAG
- a CDS encoding Sec-independent protein translocase subunit TatA/TatB, with protein MFGLRMPELLIILGVVVVLFGGSKLPELGKGLGEGMKSFRKAMKEARADDDEEPATKSQKAS; from the coding sequence ATGTTCGGTCTGAGAATGCCGGAGCTGCTCATCATCCTGGGCGTCGTCGTCGTGCTGTTCGGCGGCAGCAAGCTGCCCGAGCTGGGGAAGGGGCTCGGCGAGGGGATGAAGAGCTTCCGGAAGGCGATGAAGGAAGCGCGCGCGGACGACGACGAGGAGCCGGCCACCAAGTCGCAGAAGGCCAGCTAG
- a CDS encoding CBS domain-containing protein — MTASSQPHLRARALEIHALQILSAGGRWTTVSSVRCPDRRQSMALDLCLSCDRSGGITGAPAGADRFVDCHGAGPDLRPAARDAADPEPSAADRTAVGALCARGVVAVRSDLPLAEVAPLLLERDLDALPVVDAEGRPLGIVSKTDLLRPGAGDATVFDGMTHAALTVPEGAPVSEAASLMAANGVHQLPVVDGEGKVVGLLGSLEVLRWLVQQDGALLPSAGNLQGR, encoded by the coding sequence ATGACCGCCTCGTCCCAGCCGCACCTTCGCGCTCGCGCCCTCGAGATCCACGCGCTCCAGATCCTGTCGGCCGGAGGGCGCTGGACCACCGTGTCGAGCGTGCGCTGCCCCGACCGCCGGCAGTCGATGGCGCTCGACCTCTGCCTCTCCTGCGACCGGAGCGGCGGGATCACCGGCGCCCCGGCGGGCGCGGACCGCTTCGTGGACTGCCACGGCGCCGGCCCCGACCTCCGCCCGGCGGCGCGCGACGCGGCCGATCCGGAGCCCTCGGCCGCCGACCGGACCGCGGTCGGCGCGCTCTGCGCCCGGGGCGTGGTCGCCGTGCGGAGCGATCTGCCGCTCGCCGAGGTGGCGCCGCTGCTGCTGGAGCGCGACCTCGACGCGCTCCCGGTGGTGGACGCCGAGGGCCGGCCCCTCGGCATCGTCTCCAAGACCGACCTGCTCCGGCCGGGCGCCGGCGACGCCACCGTCTTCGACGGCATGACGCACGCCGCGCTCACCGTGCCCGAGGGCGCGCCCGTCTCCGAGGCCGCGTCGCTGATGGCGGCGAACGGCGTGCACCAGCTGCCGGTGGTGGACGGGGAGGGGAAGGTCGTCGGCCTCCTCGGTTCGCTCGAGGTGCTGCGCTGGCTGGTGCAGCAGGACGGCGCGCTCCTGCCGAGCGCGGGCAACCTGCAGGGACGCTAG
- the mobB gene encoding molybdopterin-guanine dinucleotide biosynthesis protein B translates to MTPLLGFSGPSGAGKTRILSLLLPELSRRGLTVAVLKHTGHPHEFDAPGKDTEVLRRAGAIAAAISGPSGVAYFGPPIQGARALGALLPPADLVLAEGFKSEPMPRVEVHRRAVSRAFLCERDRGVVALVTDEPPPRALPCFGPDDVAGLAAFVERWLAAQRGGDDAALTVREAGRRGGERTRATRGEGYYAEIGREGGKKGGPRGGKKGGAKVRQLVAAGKKRAAREKDRR, encoded by the coding sequence GTGACCCCGCTCCTCGGCTTCAGCGGCCCGAGCGGCGCCGGCAAGACCCGGATCCTCTCGCTGCTCCTGCCGGAGCTCTCCCGGCGCGGCCTCACCGTGGCGGTGCTCAAGCACACCGGTCACCCGCACGAGTTCGACGCGCCCGGCAAGGACACGGAGGTGCTGCGCCGCGCCGGGGCGATCGCCGCGGCCATCTCCGGCCCGTCCGGCGTGGCCTACTTCGGGCCGCCCATCCAGGGCGCGCGCGCGCTCGGGGCCCTGCTCCCGCCGGCCGACCTCGTCCTGGCCGAGGGCTTCAAGTCCGAGCCCATGCCGCGGGTCGAGGTGCACCGGCGCGCCGTGAGCCGCGCCTTCCTCTGCGAGCGCGACCGCGGCGTGGTGGCCCTGGTCACCGACGAGCCGCCGCCGCGCGCGCTCCCCTGCTTCGGCCCGGACGACGTCGCCGGGCTGGCCGCCTTCGTCGAGCGCTGGCTGGCGGCGCAGCGGGGAGGCGACGACGCCGCGCTCACCGTCCGCGAGGCGGGGCGGCGGGGCGGCGAGCGGACCCGCGCGACGCGCGGCGAGGGGTACTACGCCGAGATCGGCCGGGAAGGCGGGAAGAAGGGCGGGCCGCGCGGCGGCAAGAAGGGCGGCGCGAAGGTGCGGCAGCTGGTCGCCGCCGGGAAGAAGCGCGCCGCCCGGGAGAAGGACCGGCGTTGA
- a CDS encoding Crp/Fnr family transcriptional regulator, producing MLSISPVNDCNACSLGIASAGRCKLSPTTREAGATLCAQGERPRTVYFIKEGFVSLSAVSPKGAELQLTLRGPTALLCTEALHGEPSPCEVRALSRVKLCGISGDAMSTWVGPERSPARVVLDLLLSESRQQRDEVNFRQGDCLSRVARFALAHARFLADRPNAVRKQVVARLLGMRPETLSRCLTRLEKDGVVDASRGVRVLDARRLAAIAMEDVAA from the coding sequence TTGCTTTCCATCTCACCCGTCAACGACTGCAACGCCTGCTCGCTGGGCATCGCCTCGGCCGGCCGCTGCAAGCTCTCCCCCACCACCCGCGAAGCCGGCGCCACGCTCTGCGCCCAGGGCGAGCGGCCCCGGACCGTCTACTTCATCAAGGAGGGGTTCGTGAGCCTCTCCGCCGTGAGCCCCAAGGGCGCCGAGCTCCAGCTCACCCTGCGCGGCCCGACGGCGCTCCTCTGCACCGAGGCGCTCCACGGCGAGCCCTCCCCGTGCGAGGTGCGCGCCCTCTCCCGGGTGAAGCTCTGCGGCATCTCCGGGGACGCGATGAGCACCTGGGTCGGCCCCGAGCGGAGCCCGGCGCGCGTGGTCCTCGACCTGCTCCTGTCCGAGTCCCGCCAGCAGCGGGACGAGGTGAACTTCCGCCAGGGGGACTGCCTCTCCCGGGTGGCCCGGTTCGCGCTCGCCCACGCCCGCTTCCTGGCCGACCGGCCCAACGCGGTCCGCAAGCAGGTGGTGGCGCGCCTGCTGGGGATGCGCCCCGAGACCCTGTCGCGCTGCCTCACTCGCCTCGAGAAGGACGGCGTGGTAGACGCCTCGCGAGGCGTGCGGGTGCTCGACGCCCGGCGGCTCGCCGCCATCGCGATGGAAGATGTGGCCGCCTGA